A portion of the Bombus terrestris chromosome 3, iyBomTerr1.2, whole genome shotgun sequence genome contains these proteins:
- the LOC100651071 gene encoding homeobox protein B-H2 produces the protein MTVHHHQNHHVAARSGVAVANNGLNLSRMSGLEAHRLENIVERNGVSVERLSNGLDARNNNHSNNNGLVERGDASTTMPQRSRFMITDILGGASSKMHQAGLQTQEPPGSPPSTPRDLSVRHQSRTSLNNSNLDEDSDASHHDGASVTSNGGKEDDPKSSSSSTLSSAQSKKQRKARTAFTDHQLQTLEKSFERQKYLSVQDRMELAAKLQLTDTQVKTWYQNRRTKWKRQTIVGFEIMAENNFAVAAFQQLYGSGAAAVPAHPAAGRYWPYPSAHALPTNGLFYQQASAAVTLQKPLPYRLYPPTMILAGPSNPLGSLTASSSLSNLSNYYRDSPEMPDGRDRENMERSSRQRDRSKSPVLSDRSPLMKEERLYAPTMVQAGSSNNLGTLTASSSLSNLSNYYRDSPEAVDGRERENMNRASRQRDRSKSPALRERSPICKDDRLYPPTMLQAGPSNTIGSLTANSGLSSLGSYYRDSPDMIEGREREHLRAIRQRDRSSSRSPKREDSPQSIRADSDDESIHDI, from the exons ATGACGGTCCATCATCATCAGAATCACCACGTGGCGGCTCGCAGCGGCGTCGCCGTGGCCAATAACGGTCTGAATCTGAGCAGGATGTCCGGCCTCGAGGCGCACAGGCTGGAGAACATCGTCGAGAGGAACGGAGTGAGCGTGGAACGTCTGTCGAATGGGCTCGACGCCAGGAACAACAATCACAGCAACAACAACGGTCTGGTGGAACGCGGCGACGCATCGACCACGATGCCGCAGAGATCGCGATTTATGATCACCGATATCCTCGGTGGCGCGTCCAGCAAGATGCACCAGGCGGGTCTGCAGACTCAAGAACCGCCCGGGAGTCCGCCCTCCACACCGAGGGACCTCAGTGTCAGGCATCAGTCGAGAACGTCCTTGAACAATAGCAACCTCGACGAAGATAGCGACGCGAGTCATCACGACGGTGCTTCCGTTACTTCTAATG GTGGCAAGGAGGACGATCCAAAGAGTTCCTCGTCCAGCACGCTCAGCTCGGCGCAGAGCAAGAAACAGCGAAAGGCGCGCACGGCTTTCACGGATCATCAGCTTCAAACTCTGGAGAAGAGTTTCGAGCGACAAAAGTATCTGAGCGTGCAAGACAGGATGGAACTGGCGGCAAAGTTGCAGTTGACCGACACCCAAGTGAAGACGTGGTACCAAAATAGAAG AACGAAGTGGAAGAGGCAGACGATCGTGGGCTTCGAAATAATGGCGGAGAACAATTTCGCGGTGGCGGCTTTCCAGCAGCTGTACGGAAGCGGAGCGGCAGCGGTTCCTGCGCATCCTGCTGCAGGACGATACTGGCCGTATCCTAGTGCACACGCGTTACCAACCAACGGTCTCTTCTACCAGCAAGCGTCAGCGGCTGTCACCCTGCAGAAACCCCTTCCCTACAGACTGTATCCTCCGACGATGATCCTGGCAGGGCCTAGCAATCCCCTTGGATCTCTGACAGCCAGCTCCAGCCTGTCGAATCTTAGCAACTATTACAGAGACAGTCCAGAGATGCCGGAtggaagagacagagagaacaTGGAGAGATCGTCCAGGCAGAGGGACAGAAGCAAAAGTCCCGTGCTCAGCGACAGATCGCCATTGATGAAAGAGGAAAGACTGTACGCGCCAACGATGGTGCAAGCCGGTTCGAGTAACAACCTTGGAACTCTCACGGCGAGTTCCAGCCTCTCGAACCTCAGCAACTATTACAGAGACAGTCCGGAAGCGGTGGACGGACGAGAAAGGGAGAACATGAACAGAGCATCGAGACAGAGGGACAGGAGCAAGAGTCCCGCGTTGAGGGAAAGATCTCCTATATGCAAAGACGATAGACTCTATCCACCTACGATGCTTCAGGCAGGGCCTAGTAATACCATTGGATCATTGACGGCGAATTCGGGTCTGTCGAGTTTGGGCAGCTACTACAGAGATAGTCCCGACATGATCGAGGGAAGGGAGAGAGAACACTTGAGAGCGATCAGACAGAGGGATAGGAGCAGCAGTCGTTCGCCGAAAAGAGAAGACAGTCCTCAGAGTATAAGAGCGGACAGCGACGATGAAAGTATACACGATATCTAG